The following are from one region of the Coffea eugenioides isolate CCC68of chromosome 2, Ceug_1.0, whole genome shotgun sequence genome:
- the LOC113760528 gene encoding GATA transcription factor 8-like, translating into MNPNFVDEIDCGSFFDHIDDLIEFPPENECGNGLVGSGDCKNFPSLWDEALPDTDTLFTGNTSNSASDLSAELSVPYEDIVQLEWLSTFVEDSFSGGGMTLSKDNSSVNKDNPCNQFQTSSPVSVLESSSSSSSSSCSGGKAIPLSPNHRGPQRARSKRPRPATFNPRPAIQLISPPASFSETPHLFLAPGVSSESENFAESEFVRKFPKPAGGEHKKKKKIKLTVPLGPMEINQNSASQAVRKCMHCEITKTPQWRAGPMGPKTLCNACGVRYKSGRLFPEYRPAASPTFVPSLHSNSHKKVLEMRVKVVEENTTVGTAAKASAAGRELVPESKPSLEYI; encoded by the exons ATGAATCCAAATTTTGTGGATGAGATAGACTGCGGAAGCTTCTTTGATCACATTGATGACTTGATTGAATTCCCTCCTGAGAATGAGTGTGGTAACGGCCTTGTTGGCTCTGGTGACTGCAAGAATTTTCCTAGCCTTTGGGATGAAGCCTTGCCGGACACCGACACCCTTTTCACCGGCAATACCAGCAATTCGGCTTCTGACCTTTCTGCGGAGCTCTCTGTTCCG TACGAGGACATTGTACAACTTGAATGGCTTTCAACCTTCGTGGAGGATTCCTTCTCTGGTGGAGGGATGACTCTTAGCAAAGATAATTCATCTGTCAACAAAGACAATCCCTGCAACCAATTTCAAACCTCCAGCCCTGTTTCTGTGCTTGAaagtagcagcagcagcagcagctccTCCTGCTCAGGGGGGAAAGCTATACCGCTTAGCCCCAACCACCGTGGACCACAACGTGCTCGTAGTAAACGTCCGCGCCCGGCAACCTTTAACCCCCGCCCGGCTATTCAACTTATCTCTCCGCCGGCCTCCTTCAGCGAGACTCCTCATTTGTTTCTTGCTCCTGGAGTTTCTTCAGAATCGGAGAATTTTGCGGAGTCTGAATTTGTGAGGAAGTTCCCCAAGCCTGCTGGAGGAGAGcataagaagaaaaagaaaatcaaattgACTGTTCCTCTGGGCCCGATGGAGATAAATCAGAATTCAGCATCACAAGCTGTGAGGAAATGCATGCACTGTGAGATAACAAAGACTCCTCAGTGGAGGGCTGGGCCTATGGGGCCAAAAACGCTCTGTAATGCATGTGGTGTTCGCTACAAATCCGGCCGTCTCTTTCCAGAATATCGCCCTGCAGCAAGTCCCACATTTGTGCCGTCCCTGCATTCAAATTCTCACAAGAAGGTTCTTGAGATGAGGGTCAAGGTTGTTGAGGAAAACACTACAGTGGGGACTGCAGCAAAAGCCTCAGCTGCCGGAAGAGAGCTAGTTCCAGAGAGTAAACCCTCGCTAGAATACATTTGA